The following DNA comes from Streptomyces sp. NBC_00690.
CGGTCACGGCGGCCCGGCTGTCGGAGCCGTGGATGCCTCCGCCGTGCCCCCAGACCTCCTTGCCGCAGCTGAGCTTCTGGCTCATCAGGCCGAGCCCGTAGCCGTATCCCGGCAGATCGGGAGAGAGCGGGACCGTCTCGGTCAGGGCCTTCTGCTGCTCGGGCGGCAGCAGGGAGCCCTTCAGCAGCGCCCGGTAGAAGCGCTGGAGGTCCGCCGAGTTCGAGATCATCTCGCCCGCGGCATGGGCGACCGATGGGTTGAGTTCGGTGACGTCGTGGATCTTGGTGGCGGCCGGGTCCTCGGAGAGCTTGGAGTACGCGCGGCCCGCGGGGCGCGGCATCGCGGTGTCGGTTCCCGGCACGGAGGTGGCGTGCAGTCCCAGCGGGCGCAGGATGCGGCGTTCCACTTCCTTGGCGTAGGGCCGGCCGGTCACCTTCTCGATCACGAGCCCGGCGAGGACGTAGTTCGTGTTGGAGTAGTGCCAGTCGGCGCCGGGGGCGAAGTAGGGCGCGTGCCGCAGAGCGAGGTCGATGAGTTGGCGCGGCTGCCAGGTGTCGTACCGGTGTTGGAGGAAGTCGATGCCGAAGACCTTCTGCTGGAACTCCGGGTCATCGGTGTAGCTGTAGATGCCGCTGGTGTGGTTGAGCAACTGCCGCAGGGTGATGCGACGGCCGTCGTGCCCCTGGCCGCGGACGACCCCCGGGAGCCAGCGCTCCACCGAGTCGTCGAGGTCGAGTCGGCCCTGTGCCTCCAACTGGAGCAGGACGGTGGCGACGAAGGTCTTGGTGATGGAGCCGACCCGGTAGCGGTCGCCTCCCTGGCGCTCCCGGCCGGTGCGCAGGTCCGCGACGCCCGCGGTGCCGCTCCAGGCGCCCTTGCGGTCGCGCGCCTGGGCCACGATCCCCGGCACCCCTTCGCGGACCATGGCATCGATGGCCCGCTGGGTGGCGTCGTGATCACCCCGAGGGGCGCCGGCCGTGGACGAGCTGAAGGCGTGGGTCGATGCGGTCGGGAGGGTGGGCGACGCGGCGGCCGGTGCCACCAGGGCCCCGGTGGCGGCGAGCGCCACCAAGGCGACCAAGGCGTGTCGGACCGTCTGTGTGTGCATGGCAGCTCCTGTAGTCGACTGCGATCAGCCACAAGGACTCGGGCGGGTGTCCCGGGAGTTGCTCCAACCTGGAGAGTTGAGCCGCTTTCAGCCATTCCATACGCACACGACCCTACCGGCCGGTAACACCCTGTTTGTTCCCGGTGGCGCATCCTCCCCCGTGGCGGGTTGGCGCCATCGTCCCATTCAGGGGGCAGTTAACCCTCCCCAAACCACCATGGCGTACGAAAGGCTGAGCGGTCATCCGGCACCGAAATCCGGACTGACTAACCGTCAAGCTGTTTGCAACAGGGAAAACGTCTCTTTTACCAACAGGGATGCTGATGACCCCCGAATCCCAGAGCCCCATATCCGGGAGCTCCGTGCCTGGGCACAGACGCGCGGCCCGCGTCGCCGCTGCCGCCTCACTGGTGGCAGCGCTGGTAGCGGCAGGCACCGCACCGGTGTTCGCCACGACCACCCCCGCAACCGACCCGGGCAACACCTCCGGCGTCCAGGCCAAGGCGTCCGACAAGCTCGGCGCCGCCGATGCCGAACTGCTCGCCGAAGCCGAAGCCAAGGGCGACAAGACCGTCACCGTCATGGTCGCCACCACCCCGGGCGCCACCGAGCAGGTCAGCGGCCAGCTCGACGCGGTCCCGGGCGCCACGGTCGGCAAGACCTACGACAAGCTCGGCTATGTGCGCGCCACGCTCCCCACCGGCAAGGCGGAGGACGCGCTCGCCTCGGCGGCGAAGCTCTCCAGCGTGGTCGGCATCGACCTCAAGCAAGAGATCAAGCTGGACGATCCCACCCCGGGTGCCGATCGGGTCAAGGCCGCGGGCAAGGCTGCCAAGCAGACCGCCGCCCAGCCCGCCCCGGACAAGAACACCCCGGCGAAGAACCCGTACAACCCGTCCTTCGAGACGGGCGCGGTCGACTTCGTCAAGGAGAACCGGAAGTTCGACGGTCGCGGTGTGACCATCGGCATCATGGACTCCGGCATCGACGTGAGCCACCCGGCGCTCCAGAAGACCACCACCGGCGAGCGCAAGATCGTCGACTGGGTCACGGCGACCGACCCGGTGCTGGACCGCGACAACACCTGGCGCCAGATGCAGCTCGGCGTCAAGGGCCCCACCTTCGCGGTCAACAGCCGTACGTACGCGGCCCCCACGGGCGACTACAAGTTCAGCATCTTCTCCGAGAGCGCCACCATCGGTGGCGACATGAACGGTGACCTGAACCGCGACGGCGACACCACCGACCAGTGGGCGCTGCTGTACGACCCGACCACCAGGACCGTCCGCGTCGACCTCAACAACGACGCCGACTTCACCAACGACACCGAGATGAAGCCGTACCGCAACGGCTTCCAGGTCGGGTACTTCGGCAAGGACGACCCCGCGACCCCGGTCGCCGAGCGGATTCCGTTCGTCATCGAGGTCCGCGAGGACGTCGTCCACCCGACGACCGGCGCCGTCGCCGACTACGTCAACTTCGGCATCATCGAGGGCTCGCACGGCACCCACGTGGCCGGCATCACCGCCGCCAACGGCCTCTTCGGGGGCAAGATGAGCGGCGCGGCGCCCGGCGCCAAGCTGGTCTCCTCTCGCGCCTGCACCTGGACCGGCGGCTGCACCAACATCGCGCTGACCGAGGGCCTGGCCGATCTGGTCATCGAGCGCGGCGTGGACATCGTCAACATCTCGATCGGCGGACTGCCCGCGCTGAACGACGGCGCCAACGCCCGCGCCGAGATGTACAACCGTCTGATCGACCTCTACGGCGTCCAGCTGGTCATCTCGGCCGGCAACGACGGTCCCGGCGTCAACACCGTCGGCGACCCGGGCGTCGCCCACAAGGCGATCTCCGTCGCGGCCTCCATCACCAAGGAGACCTGGGCTTCCAACTACGGCTCGGTCGTCACCAAGAAGAGCGCGCTGATCCCGTTCTCCTCGCGCGGCCCGCGTGAGGACGGCGGCTTCACCCCGACCATCACCGCCCCCGGCGCGGCCATCAACACCACGCAGACGTGGACGGCCGGCGGCCCGGTCGCCGAGGCCGGCTACGCACTGCCGCCCGGCTACTCGATGATGCAGGGCACCTCGATGTCCTCGCCGCAGGCCGCGGGCGCCGCCTCGCTGCTGCTGTCGGCTGCCAAGCAGCGCGGCGTCGAGCTGACCCCGGCGAAGCTGCGCACCGCGCTCACCAGTACCGCGAAGAAGATCTCCGGTGTGAAGGCGCACGAGCAGGGCGCCGGCATGGTCAACGTCGTGGGCGCCTGGGAGTCGATCCAGAACGGAGCCACGGCGCACGAGTACGGCGTCAAGGCCTCGGTCGACACCTCGATCGACTTTGCGCTGAAGACGCCCGGCTTCGGCACCGGCCTCTACGACCGCGAGGGCGGTCTGAAGGTCGGCCAGTCGAAGACGTACGACATCACCGTCACCCGGACCACCGGTCCTGCGGGCGCGCTCTGGCACAACCTGGAGTGGAAGTACAACGACGGCAAGGTCTTCCGCCTGCTCGGCGGCGACCGGGTCCGGCTGCCGCTGAACCAGCCGGTCACCGTCACCGTCCAGGCCCGCCCCAAGGCCGGCGGCGTCCACAGCGCCATCCTGGAGCTGGACGACCCGCGCACCGAGGGCGTGGACAAGCAGATCCTGTCCACCGTGGTGGTCTCCACCCCGGTCACTGGCCCCTCGCACAAGCTGTCGTACACCGACGAGGTGCAGCGCAACAGTCACAAGTCGTACTTCGTGACCGTGCCGCAGGGCGCCAAGTCGCTTGAGGTCGCCCTCGGCGGTCTGGCGACCGGCAGCCAAACCCGGTTCATCTCGATCCACCCGTACGGCGTGCAGATGGAGGACAGCTCCACGATCTTCTGCTACCCGAACTACAACAACCCGGCGAACACCTGCCGGCCCGACGTCCGCTCGTACGCGAACCCGCAGCCGGGCGTCTGGGAGATCGAGGTCGAGTCGCGGCGGACCTCGCCGCTGCTGGACAACCCGTACAAGCTGGACGTGGCCCTGCTGGGCGCCACGTTCGACCCGGCCGTCAAGACGCTTCCCGAGGCGAAGGTCGGCACCCCGACCCCCGTCGAGTGGAAGGTCAACAACGACCTCGCCGCCCTCACGGGCAAGCTGGTCGGCGGTCCACTCGGCACCGAGGTCACCGCCCGGCCGACGATCCTCCACGGTGAGCAGAAGACGACCCGCGTGACCATCGGCGAGGGCGTCGAGCGCTTCGAGGTGGCCATCGGCAAGGTCTCCAACACCGCAGCGGACCTCGACCTGGTCGTCCGCCGCGGCACCGCGGTCGTCGCCCAGTCCGCGGACGGCGACTCCGAGGAAGCGGTCACGCTGCTCAAGCCCGCCCCCGGCGTGTACGACATCGTGGTCGACGGCTACTCCGTTCCCGGCACCGCGGGTGTCGAGTACGACTACCGGGACGCCTACTACGCCCCCTCGCTGGGCGACCTGAAGGTCGACGGCGGCCAGCAGGTCACGCTGGCGACCGGCGGCAGCGCACAGGTCTCGGCCGAGGTCGTGGTCGCCGGTGCGGCGCCCGAGGGACGCAAGTTCTTCGGGCAGGTCCGACTGGTGAACACCAACGGCGCGGCAGCAGGAGCGGGGAACGTGGTGATCGAGAAGGTCACTCCGTAACCGAGTTCCCTGAGGTGATGGGAGGGGCGGGCGTCCGGGAGACCGGGGCCCGCCCCTTCGCCGTGGCCCACCGCTTCGCCGTGCCTCACGCCTCGCCGCTGCGCCGTTGCCCGCCCAGGGGCCCGGGCGGCATGGCCTACATCACACATCCCAGCCATTGGACAATGGACTGGACAACCGGGCCGTGGACATACGCATCATGGACTTGGTCCCCGTGGCCACAGACACCTTGAACAGGCAAGCAGGCAAGAAGGAGACGTCCGTGAGGGTCGGTATCGTCGGAGCCACCGGTCAGGTCGGCACAGTCATGCGCAGGATCCTCGCCGAGCGGAAGTTCCCCGTCGACGAGCTGCGGCTGTTCGCCTCCGCCAGGTCGGCCGGCTCCACCATCGCGTGGGAGGGCCGGGAGATCACCGTCGAGGACGCCTCCACCGCCGACTACTCCGGGCTGGACATCGCCCTGTTCTCCGCGGGCGGCGCCACCTCCCGTGCACTGGCCGAGAAGGTCGCGGGCCAGGGCGTGGTCGTGATCGACAACTCGTCCGCCTGGCGGCTGGACCCCGAGGTGCCGCTGGTCGTCTCCGAGGTGAACCCGCACGCGATCAAGGACCGCCCCAAGGGCATCATCGCCAACCCGAACTGCACCACCATGGCCGCCATGCCGGTGCTGAAGCCGCTGGCCGCCGAAGCCGGGCTGAGCGCGCTGATCGCCACCACCTACCAGGCCGTGTCCGGCTCCGGCCTCGCCGGGGTGGCCGAGCTCGACGGCCAGGTGAAGCAGACCATCGACAAGGCGGCCGAGCTCACCCACGACGGCGAGGCCGTGGACTTCCCCGAGCCCACCGTCTACCAGCGCCCCATCGCCTTCAACGTCGTCCCGCTCGCGGGCAACCTCGTCGACGACGGCTCCTTCGAGACCGACGAAGAGCAGAAGCTGCGCAACGAGTCCCGCAAGATCCTGGAACTGCCGGAGCTCAAGGTGTCCGGCACCTGTGTGCGCGTCCCCGTGTTCTCGGGCCACTCGCTCCAGATCAACGCCCGTTTCGAGCGCCCGCTGAGCGTCGAGCGCGCCCGGGAGCTGCTCAAGGACGCACCCGGTGTCGAGCTCTCCGAGATCCCCACGCCCCTCCAGGCCGCCGGCAAGGACGCCTCGTACGTGGGCCGCATCCGGGTCGACGAGACGGTGGAGCACGGAATCTCCCTGTTCCTGTCGAACGACAACCTCCGCAAGGGCGCCGCGCTGAACGCGGTGCAGATCGCCGAACTGGTCGCCGAGGAACTTCGCGGCTAGTCGGTTCGTCCTCCTGTGCAAGGCCCCGTCCGGAGCCCGGGCGGGGCCTTGTGCATGCCGCCCGACGCCCTGGGGGTCGCGCGTTCGGACGGTCGTGTGCCGGCTGCGG
Coding sequences within:
- a CDS encoding serine hydrolase domain-containing protein, whose protein sequence is MHTQTVRHALVALVALAATGALVAPAAASPTLPTASTHAFSSSTAGAPRGDHDATQRAIDAMVREGVPGIVAQARDRKGAWSGTAGVADLRTGRERQGGDRYRVGSITKTFVATVLLQLEAQGRLDLDDSVERWLPGVVRGQGHDGRRITLRQLLNHTSGIYSYTDDPEFQQKVFGIDFLQHRYDTWQPRQLIDLALRHAPYFAPGADWHYSNTNYVLAGLVIEKVTGRPYAKEVERRILRPLGLHATSVPGTDTAMPRPAGRAYSKLSEDPAATKIHDVTELNPSVAHAAGEMISNSADLQRFYRALLKGSLLPPEQQKALTETVPLSPDLPGYGYGLGLMSQKLSCGKEVWGHGGGIHGSDSRAAVTEDGTHSLAMNFNSDWLGDRDSVLEAEFCR
- a CDS encoding S8 family serine peptidase; this translates as MLMTPESQSPISGSSVPGHRRAARVAAAASLVAALVAAGTAPVFATTTPATDPGNTSGVQAKASDKLGAADAELLAEAEAKGDKTVTVMVATTPGATEQVSGQLDAVPGATVGKTYDKLGYVRATLPTGKAEDALASAAKLSSVVGIDLKQEIKLDDPTPGADRVKAAGKAAKQTAAQPAPDKNTPAKNPYNPSFETGAVDFVKENRKFDGRGVTIGIMDSGIDVSHPALQKTTTGERKIVDWVTATDPVLDRDNTWRQMQLGVKGPTFAVNSRTYAAPTGDYKFSIFSESATIGGDMNGDLNRDGDTTDQWALLYDPTTRTVRVDLNNDADFTNDTEMKPYRNGFQVGYFGKDDPATPVAERIPFVIEVREDVVHPTTGAVADYVNFGIIEGSHGTHVAGITAANGLFGGKMSGAAPGAKLVSSRACTWTGGCTNIALTEGLADLVIERGVDIVNISIGGLPALNDGANARAEMYNRLIDLYGVQLVISAGNDGPGVNTVGDPGVAHKAISVAASITKETWASNYGSVVTKKSALIPFSSRGPREDGGFTPTITAPGAAINTTQTWTAGGPVAEAGYALPPGYSMMQGTSMSSPQAAGAASLLLSAAKQRGVELTPAKLRTALTSTAKKISGVKAHEQGAGMVNVVGAWESIQNGATAHEYGVKASVDTSIDFALKTPGFGTGLYDREGGLKVGQSKTYDITVTRTTGPAGALWHNLEWKYNDGKVFRLLGGDRVRLPLNQPVTVTVQARPKAGGVHSAILELDDPRTEGVDKQILSTVVVSTPVTGPSHKLSYTDEVQRNSHKSYFVTVPQGAKSLEVALGGLATGSQTRFISIHPYGVQMEDSSTIFCYPNYNNPANTCRPDVRSYANPQPGVWEIEVESRRTSPLLDNPYKLDVALLGATFDPAVKTLPEAKVGTPTPVEWKVNNDLAALTGKLVGGPLGTEVTARPTILHGEQKTTRVTIGEGVERFEVAIGKVSNTAADLDLVVRRGTAVVAQSADGDSEEAVTLLKPAPGVYDIVVDGYSVPGTAGVEYDYRDAYYAPSLGDLKVDGGQQVTLATGGSAQVSAEVVVAGAAPEGRKFFGQVRLVNTNGAAAGAGNVVIEKVTP
- a CDS encoding aspartate-semialdehyde dehydrogenase; its protein translation is MRVGIVGATGQVGTVMRRILAERKFPVDELRLFASARSAGSTIAWEGREITVEDASTADYSGLDIALFSAGGATSRALAEKVAGQGVVVIDNSSAWRLDPEVPLVVSEVNPHAIKDRPKGIIANPNCTTMAAMPVLKPLAAEAGLSALIATTYQAVSGSGLAGVAELDGQVKQTIDKAAELTHDGEAVDFPEPTVYQRPIAFNVVPLAGNLVDDGSFETDEEQKLRNESRKILELPELKVSGTCVRVPVFSGHSLQINARFERPLSVERARELLKDAPGVELSEIPTPLQAAGKDASYVGRIRVDETVEHGISLFLSNDNLRKGAALNAVQIAELVAEELRG